One stretch of Bacteroidia bacterium DNA includes these proteins:
- a CDS encoding IS630 family transposase → MAEIELHVLNHQCLNRHIAKIENIVSEVEAWQQHRNNKNGKINWQFTTNDARQKLRRLYPPIYD, encoded by the coding sequence ATATGGCAGAAATAGAATTACACGTTCTAAACCATCAATGTTTGAACAGGCATATTGCAAAAATAGAAAATATTGTCAGCGAAGTAGAGGCTTGGCAACAACACAGAAACAACAAAAATGGTAAAATCAATTGGCAATTTACAACAAACGATGCAAGGCAAAAACTCAGAAGACTTTATCCACCAATTTACGATTAA